One Solanum lycopersicum chromosome 2, SLM_r2.1 genomic region harbors:
- the LOC101261485 gene encoding PHAF1 protein At3g51130 translates to MQRPRRRCEGTAMGSIVLDLRPGVGIGPFTLGMPICEAFAQIEQQPNIYDVVHVKYYDEEPLKLDIVISFPDHGFHLRFDSWSQRLRLIEIFDVKRLQMRYATSVIGGPSTLATFVAVYSLFGPTYPGTYDKDRGVYTLFYPGLSFAFPIPSQYTDCCRDGEAELPLEFPDGTTPVTCRVSIFDSSAGSKVGVGSMMDKACTPPLLAGSLYMEEVHVKLGEELQFSIGGQHIPFGASPQDVWTELGRPCGIHQKQVDQMVIHSASDLRPRTTLCGDYFYNYFTRGLDILFDGQTHKIKKFVLHTNYPGHADFNSYMKCNFVIHCSDFVGSYHQDVNSSKATITASTKWEQVKEILGDCGRAAIQTQGSASNPFGSTFVYGYQNLAFEVMKNGYIATVTLFQS, encoded by the exons GAATGCCTATTTGTGAAGCTTTTGCGCAGATAGAGCAGCAGCCTAATATTTATGATGTTGTCCATGTTAAGTATTACGACGAG GAGCCCTTAAAACTTGACATTGTCATTAGCTTCCCAGATCATGGATTTCATCTGCGGTTTGATTCCTGGTCACAG AGACTGCGCcttattgaaatatttgatgtaAAAAGGCTTCAGATGCGCTATGCCACCTCTGTAATAGG CGGGCCGTCCACTTTGGCCACTTTTGTAGCCGTCTATTCTCTTTTTGGACCAACCTATCCAGGAACATATGACAAGGACAGAGGAGTTTACACTTTATTTTATCCA GGATTGTCGTTTGCTTTTCCAATTCCCTCCCAGTATACAGATTGCTGCCGTGATGGTGAAG CGGAACTACCTCTTGAGTTTCCAGATGGCACAACCCCAGTTACTTGCCGTGTATCAATATTTGATAGTTCTGCTGGAAGCAAAGTTGGTGTTGGATCCATGATGGACAAGGCCTGTACTCCTCCTCTGCTTGCTGGGAGCCTCTACATGGAAGAAGTGCATGTTAAG CTGGGGGAAGAATTACAGTTTAGCATTGGTGGACAACACATCCCCTTTGGTGCATCGCCACAG GATGTTTGGACCGAATTAGGTCGACCATGCGGAATCCATCAAAAACAG GTTGATCAAATGGTGATTCATTCTGCGTCAGATCTCCGGCCGAGGACAACTCTTTGTGGTGATTACTTCTACAACTACTTTACTCGTGGCTTAGATATACTGTTTGATGGGCAG AcacataaaatcaagaaatttgtCTTGCACACCAACTATCCTGGGCATGCTGATTTTAATTCATACATGAAGTGCAATTTTGTTATCCATTGTTCTGATT TTGTAGGGTCTTATCATCAGGATGTAAACTCCTCTAAAGCCACTATTACAGCCAGCACAAAATGGGAACAAGTTAAG GAGATACTAGGGGATTGTGGTCGAGCTGCTATCCAGACGCAAGGCTCTGCGAGCAATCCGTTTGGATCTACCTTTGTATATGGCTACCAAAATCTTGCCTTTgag GTGATGAAGAACGGTTACATTGCGACTGTAACTCTATTCCAGTCCTGA
- the LOC138341851 gene encoding probable pectinesterase 53 produces MKLLEFFLMLMLFTISTSSARRDNTLKVANEEKDYLNWIHRMSSRNHSVFQEAKNKLEPCKFIKVNKNPKFGDFTTVQKAIDSIPIVNSCRVVISVSPGTYREKIEIPATMAYITLEGAASHKTTIKWDDTADRTGKSGQPMGTYGSATFAVNSPYFIAKNITFKNVAPPPPSGALGKQAVALRISADTAAFINCKFIGAQDTLYDHRGRHYFKNCYIQGSVDFIFGDGLSLYENCHLRAKTKSYGALTAQKRESLLEETGFSFLNCKVTGSGALYLGRAWGTFSRVVFAYTYMDKIITSKGWYDWGDKNRHMTVFFGQFKCSGPGADHGERVKWSRELTEQEAKPFISLSFIDGHEWLLHI; encoded by the exons ATGAAActgttagaattttttttaatgttaatgtTGTTTACTATTAGCACAAGTAGTGCTAGAAGGGATAATACATTGAAGGTGGCTAATGAAGAAAAAGACTACTTGAATTGGATTCATCGCATGAGTTCTCGCAATCATTCTGTTTTCCAAGAAGCTAAGAACAAATTAGAGCCTTGTAAATTTATTAAGGTGAATAAAAACCCGAAATTCGGAGATTTTACTACGGTTCAGAAGGCTATTGATTCAATCCCAATAGTCAATTCGTGTCGAGTGGTTATTTCTGTTAGTCCTGGAACTTACAG GGAAAAGATTGAAATTCCAGCAACAATGGCTTACATTACCCTGGAAGGTGCTGCTTCACATAAAACAACTATCAAATGGGATGACACTGCAGATAGGACAGGAAAAAGTGGCCAACCAATGGGAACTTATGGTTCCGCAACTTTTGCTGTTAATTCCCCCTATTTCATTGCCAAAAACATCACCTTTAAG AATGtagcaccaccaccaccatcaggGGCACTAGGAAAGCAAGCGGTGGCATTAAGAATATCGGCAGACACAGCGGCGTTCATAAATTGCAAGTTCATTGGAGCACAGGACACACTGTATGATCACAGGGGCAGGCACTATTTCAAGAACTGTTATATTCAAGGTTCTGTAGATTTTATATTTGGTGATGGGCTCTCCCTTTATGAGAATTGTCATTTACGTGCAAAAACAAAAAGCTATGGGGCATTGACAGCCCAGAAGAGGGAGAGTTTACTGGAGGAAACTGGATTCTCTTTTCTCAATTGCAAAGTTACTGGATCTGGTGCTCTTTACTTGGGCAGGGCTTGGGGTACTTTCTCTAGGGTCGTATTTGCTTACACTTATATGGATAAAATTATCACATCAAAGGGATGGTATGACTGGGGAGATAAGAACAGGCATAT GACGGTATTTTTTGGGCAATTCAAGTGTTCAGGACCAGGGGCAGACCATGGTGAAAGGGTGAAATGGTCCAGGGAGCTCACTGAACAAGAAGCTAAACCGTTTATCTCACTCAGTTTCATAGATGGTCATGAATGGTTACTCCATATTTGA